One genomic region from Candidatus Eisenbacteria bacterium encodes:
- a CDS encoding enoyl-CoA hydratase-related protein, producing the protein MSVGFELPPAHPHVAVVTIDRPAQANSLDPPTIRGLADAWRRVQGDADIRAVVLTGAGERVFCAGMDMKTTIPASQRLARGERVDDETFAALRDVGVAILAGFDVGKPIVCAVNGHCRAVGFDLMLATDVRFTVPDATFALEEVARGLYPTGNATVLLPRQIPWVHAQALLLTGRPISAEQAREIGLVNAVALPEDLLAVALETADAIAGNAPLAVQATRRGVRELRDLALADAYRRQEEIGRPLRATEDAREGQRAFVEKRRPVWRGR; encoded by the coding sequence GTGTCCGTCGGCTTCGAGCTTCCGCCCGCGCATCCGCACGTCGCGGTGGTGACGATCGACCGTCCCGCCCAGGCGAACAGCCTCGACCCACCGACCATCCGCGGACTCGCCGACGCCTGGCGGCGCGTCCAGGGCGACGCCGACATCCGCGCCGTCGTCCTCACCGGAGCGGGCGAGCGCGTCTTCTGCGCCGGCATGGACATGAAGACGACCATCCCGGCCTCGCAGCGCCTGGCGCGGGGCGAGCGGGTCGACGACGAGACGTTCGCCGCCCTGCGCGACGTCGGGGTCGCGATCCTGGCGGGCTTCGACGTCGGCAAGCCGATCGTCTGCGCCGTGAACGGCCACTGCCGCGCCGTCGGCTTCGACCTGATGCTCGCGACCGACGTTCGCTTCACCGTGCCCGACGCCACCTTCGCCCTCGAGGAGGTCGCGCGCGGTCTCTACCCCACGGGCAACGCGACGGTGCTCCTGCCGCGGCAGATCCCGTGGGTGCATGCGCAGGCACTCTTGCTGACCGGACGTCCGATCTCGGCCGAGCAGGCGCGCGAGATCGGCCTCGTGAACGCCGTCGCGTTGCCCGAGGACCTCCTCGCCGTGGCGCTCGAGACCGCCGATGCGATCGCCGGCAACGCTCCGCTCGCCGTGCAGGCGACGCGACGGGGCGTGCGCGAGCTCCGCGACCTCGCGCTGGCGGATGCGTACCGCCGGCAGGAGGAGATCGGCCGTCCCCTGCGGGCCACCGAGGACGCCCGCGAGGGTCAGCGCGCGTTCGTCGAAAAGCGACGCCCGGTCTGGCGCGGCCGGTGA
- a CDS encoding MFS transporter, producing MTRIPWLRRPPAVDERLMALLGLVSLALFFESYDLSMATSALKYIAEDLHISEHELGGTLGLIRLGAIPAFVLAPLADRLGRRHVFLACVIASSLLTFATAFVRTTAEFVAVQMATRTALVTGSVVAIVIVTEEFPAAFRGWAMGLLGALSACGHGLGAILFAMIDRLPYGWRFLYAVGILPVLFWTWFRGGIPETKRFRDHAAHRTTRGRLHDWIGPLVALARTHPGRAAAMAGVALLFGLGEVAVFQFSSYFALTAHGWTPAQYSTMVLVGGGLGIIGNLVAGNLADRVGRRRVGAGFLAVFPIFAVLFYNGPAWALPLGFAGFVFCDTAGGVIVRALSTELFPTSHRGTSAGWVTVVLTLGWAGGLALVGFGTSGPGDIARMASRLSIACFGAALLLFTLPETHRRELESISPEDAH from the coding sequence GTGACGCGCATCCCCTGGCTTCGTCGGCCGCCGGCGGTCGACGAGCGCCTCATGGCGTTGCTCGGCCTCGTATCGCTGGCGCTCTTCTTCGAGTCGTACGACCTCTCGATGGCGACCTCGGCCCTCAAGTACATCGCCGAGGATCTCCACATCTCGGAGCACGAGCTCGGCGGCACCCTCGGTCTCATCCGCCTCGGAGCCATTCCGGCCTTCGTGCTGGCGCCACTCGCCGACCGGCTCGGGCGCCGCCACGTGTTCCTCGCCTGCGTGATCGCTTCGAGCCTACTCACGTTCGCGACCGCGTTCGTCCGCACGACCGCGGAGTTCGTCGCCGTCCAGATGGCGACCCGCACCGCGCTCGTCACGGGCTCGGTGGTCGCGATCGTGATCGTCACCGAGGAGTTCCCCGCGGCTTTCCGCGGTTGGGCGATGGGACTGCTCGGCGCGCTCTCGGCGTGCGGGCACGGGCTCGGCGCCATCCTGTTCGCGATGATCGATCGCCTGCCGTACGGGTGGCGCTTCCTGTACGCGGTCGGCATCCTCCCGGTGCTGTTCTGGACCTGGTTCCGCGGCGGCATCCCCGAGACGAAGCGCTTCCGTGACCACGCGGCGCACCGCACGACGCGCGGGCGCCTGCACGACTGGATCGGCCCCCTGGTCGCGCTCGCGCGGACGCATCCCGGTCGCGCCGCGGCGATGGCGGGGGTGGCGCTCCTGTTCGGCCTCGGCGAGGTGGCGGTGTTCCAGTTCAGCAGCTACTTCGCGCTGACCGCGCACGGCTGGACGCCGGCGCAGTACTCGACGATGGTCCTCGTCGGTGGCGGCCTCGGCATCATCGGCAACCTCGTCGCGGGCAATCTCGCCGATCGTGTCGGCCGTCGCCGGGTGGGCGCGGGCTTCCTCGCGGTCTTCCCGATCTTCGCGGTCCTCTTCTACAACGGGCCCGCGTGGGCCCTGCCGCTCGGCTTCGCCGGGTTCGTCTTCTGCGATACGGCGGGCGGCGTGATCGTGCGTGCGCTCTCGACCGAGCTGTTCCCGACTTCGCACCGCGGCACGTCGGCTGGATGGGTGACCGTCGTGCTGACGCTCGGCTGGGCCGGCGGGCTCGCCCTGGTCGGGTTCGGAACGAGCGGACCCGGCGACATCGCGCGCATGGCGAGCCGCCTCTCGATCGCCTGCTTCGGGGCTGCGCTCCTGCTCTTCACGCTGCCGGAGACGCATCGCCGCGAGCTCGAATCCATCTCGCCGGAGGACGCGCACTAG
- a CDS encoding nitroreductase family protein, with the protein MLDLKTTDHLLTTTRSVRKRLDFKRPVPAELIRQCLDIAYQAPTGSNAQGWHFVVVTDAGKRRALADLYRKAFEFYANNPAMRATYEESDLRTKQMPRVIDSASYLAEHMHEAPVHVIPCIEGRIEQAGVVAQASVYGSILPAAWSFMLAARARGLGTAWTTLHLFHEQEAAKILGIPDHVTQTALFPVAYFTGTDFKPAKRLATDRSTHWDTWGRHRA; encoded by the coding sequence ATGCTCGACCTCAAGACCACCGATCATCTGCTCACCACGACGCGCTCGGTCCGCAAGCGCCTCGACTTCAAGCGCCCGGTGCCGGCCGAGCTGATCCGGCAGTGCCTGGACATCGCCTATCAGGCCCCGACCGGCTCGAACGCGCAGGGCTGGCACTTCGTGGTCGTGACCGACGCCGGCAAGCGGCGCGCGCTCGCCGACCTCTACCGCAAGGCGTTCGAGTTCTACGCCAACAATCCGGCCATGCGTGCCACCTACGAGGAGAGCGACCTGCGCACGAAGCAGATGCCGCGCGTGATCGACTCGGCGAGCTATCTGGCCGAGCACATGCACGAGGCGCCGGTCCACGTGATCCCGTGCATCGAGGGCCGCATCGAGCAGGCCGGCGTGGTGGCGCAGGCGTCGGTCTACGGCTCGATCCTGCCCGCGGCCTGGTCGTTCATGCTGGCGGCGCGGGCGCGCGGCCTCGGCACCGCGTGGACGACCCTGCACCTCTTCCACGAGCAGGAGGCGGCGAAGATCCTCGGCATTCCCGACCACGTGACGCAGACCGCGCTCTTCCCGGTCGCCTACTTCACCGGCACCGACTTCAAGCCCGCCAAGCGCCTCGCGACCGACCGCTCGACGCACTGGGACACCTGGGGCCGCCACCGCGCCTGA